The following proteins are encoded in a genomic region of Phaeodactylum tricornutum CCAP 1055/1 chromosome 1, whole genome shotgun sequence:
- a CDS encoding predicted protein, which produces MRRALRHRDPVQGVGGGLRSTQTSYNRNSSNSVDHTSILEEEEPWDQRPARSVEESSTPRALLSNNLSTMRPGRDRDDLNDGELPSLTPTSQKTDTRATNEGGRFENGQYNTARHPSSPSKASVLLSKDTRNAWNQMDGDVAKRDEDDSNVGSGPRLEGPDRHQPTAGKGSDDIVDDTEIIERTDEDSEQDTTFCGQTLNAFGGICGNLQITNAVDQKRTRSVSPGKLLDHDSSTPKRRSRSLPRISQVSSEGDEEHTAIEVEFVEPAAILSPRRKNAYLTAMARQAKADFEKKKKKDQTRRFLDPEAPPSISYTQSGDGDEDIYASFNATEKRKFLKLINAGNSPVDASHQIFQDRAEREAFERGDGEEGEEKKSKDEERIEEKPRGRSVTPGRSASSSRMAFWNIKSPSKRAALANAAAIQARRSPPLAEAENSTGIVSPSTARVATEAVRTPNSITKRTAATPADLTALETDSSEDESIPFKKSGINYYDAVRRQNLEEDPRAGTYLSKENKASRLSSMRSKSVTPKPRDFIELKEDRKRSSSVPRSRSRSLGTDWAGGRIPPSTQSSRSVGPKPQGFDMSGQQFLATGGGQESTSAGGTFNRLDDREDQQMNSSEEDGLDERYAPYARSTTIPRSSSFNKKLSEDKNYSLAGNDGMDIDMYLNSTDVYSVAGNDNMSVYTTGTGGTGISQSSRIRRPGAAKNRLAIAKAAGRQNRKHGWYESMRAVASSTNKKWDPEKGWVDYEPPTAVSVGDKSNNKIHLDLSKSIRKSRGPEESLGVDLSTSVNAVAVPFPQDWEKDRMELLEVATSISATDDAYGTSAHQAYLTGNTSLDARSTSGLRGAAYKRPIESSNVRPQGRLGSTKVASGALGRDEKGWNSEKEWARTGQRDRSTPDVVDFDSPEPLSNIQQQKIYSRESVATAISPEKYAGNAGRQGRDADVPTVGYSREPRALLMMPTHLANPKNRDDQKEATGRFSENANRAALSNDAAERYMQLGKNGSVTALSQDPHTIIQTSVHIQSHRKHQYNSESEENDEESVPANTKYDSYTSQEDRALSTLTSIVREKVDEDDLNLFPHSKTPITSRSVVSSRSATSTAGKSQESPAGQNRSSRSAGPIDLDDVGYSSQSSEDEEVEMWDTNSNLHTNISRSMASKSEIVPAASRSMKRVPKLTGSKRDTSPIQGRRSLEYRSAQTPTGIVVPPISTSIEDLRRKQEQMDRSRSVGKTKINRPRQADGSVSPVAKGKPTEPYLTNELAQMYQPHRSTADEKFDTANPITPEAEWKSFLENNVRAESGNAEWLLESARRTTIARSSERHLPMSPGRDVLADDDYSNRENVRRATVERALERPSAELPKGNGIEDDEDSLHANVRQRSFERSVKRHFSATSERNEDDHEDDSLRENLERATIERNVAAPSERNRVERDDDSLFHLMEEKKARTYPSQLEESDLSPIPSEPNDQEESVVYGSEAYGPTEGDRRSFFQRLAECAAPVMPTSNGQIPTAHLNFMKSQSSVRAFCGRPDDVVDERGAKVKPVPDIKPDNHKKMIKKTANVVSEDFGAKTAYLEAIAMKTAVSNPKRSGSRSRSGRSTASSVVSSTQSQHSEKWKAFLERKKASGALGVSRLSSSSDVSKAADRYASEQVEQMKNRMSSRPQSTPRSFRSNLEADPKVPTKSYQRGNTGSSVGAANDLSSARLEAMMAALTSQKLEENEI; this is translated from the exons ATGCGGAGAGCCTTACGCCACCGTGATCCCGTCCAGGGAGTTGGCGGGGGCTTGAGATCCACCCAAACCTCGTATAaccgcaacagcagcaacagcgtGGATCACACCTCCATactggaagaagaggaacCTTGGGATCAGCGTCCCGCCCGCTCGGTGGAAGAAAGCAGTACCCCACGGGCCTTGCTGAGCAATAATTTGTCAACGATGAGGCCTGGACGTGATCGCGACGATTTGAATGATGGTGAACTACCATCGTTGACGCCTACCAGCCAAAAGACGGATACACGTGCAACCAACGAAGGAggtcgtttcgaaaacggTCAGTACAACACCGCTCGACACCCAAGTTCGCCTAGTAAGGCTAGTGTGTTGCTATCGAAAGATACACGTAATGCCTGGAATCAAATGGATGGCGATGTTGCTAAACGAGACGAGGATGACAGCAATGTTGGCTCCGGTCCGCGCCTTGAAGGTCCGGATCGCCATCAGCCAACCGCTGGAAAGGGCTCGGATGACATAGTTGACGACACTGAAATCATAGAAAGGACAGACGAGGATAGCGAACAGGATACAACCTTTTGCGGTCAAACGCTGAACGCGTTTGGTGGTATTTGTGGAAACTTGCAGATCACAAACGCAGTTGACCAAAAACGAACTCGATCCGTGTCTCCCGGAAAGTTGTTGGATCATGATTCCTCCACACCGAAGAGGCGATCACGATCCCTTCCCAGAATCTCGCAGGTCTCATCTGAGGGTGACGAAGAACATACGGCTATTGAAGTTGAGTTTGTTGAGCCGGCCGCTATACTATCGCCTCGGAGGAAGAATGCCTACTTGACCGCGATGGCACGCCAAGCCAAGGCAGACtttgagaaaaagaaaaagaaggaccAGACTCGCAGATTTCTTGATCCTGAAGCCCCGCCGTCTATTTCTTACACACAATCCGGAGATGGGGATGAAGATATTTATGCTAGCTTCAACGCAACAGAAAAGCGGAAGTTTTTGAAACTTATCAATGCTGGAAACTCACCCGTGGATGCCTCGCATCAGATCTTCCAGGATCGAGCAGAACGTGAAGCCTTCGAAAGAGGAGATggcgaagaaggagaagagaagaaatcgaaagATGAAGAGAGGATAGAAGAAAAGCCAAGAGGTAGATCCGTTACCCCTGGTCGATCTGCTAGCTCCTCGCGGATGGCGTTCTGGAACATAAAGAGCCCATCCAAGCGAGCTGCTCTGGCAAATGCGGCTGCTATTCAAGCTAGGAGATCTCCACCTCTGGCAGAAGCCGAAAACTCGACAGGCATTGTGTCGCCTTCTACCGCTCGCGTCGCAACAGAGGCAGTTCGTACCCCTAACAGTATAACAAAGAGAACGGCTGCCACGCCTGCTGACTTGACGGCTTTGGAAACCGACTCGTCGGAAGACGAATCAATTCCCTTCAAGAAGAGTGGAATCAATTACTACGATGCGGTTCGTCGTCAAAATTTGGAGGAGGATCCTCGAGCTGGTACTTATTTGTCCAAGGAGAATAAGGCTTCTCGACTCTCATCTATGCGCTCGAAAAGTGTCACCCCTAAGCCGCGGGATTTTATTGAGCTAAAAGAGGACAGAAAGCGATCATCCAGCGTTCCACGGTCCCGATCTCGCTCGCTGGGTACTGATTGGGCTGGGGGAAGGATCCCGCCTTCGACGCAGTCATCTCGATCGGTTGGGCCGAAGCCGCAAGGCTTCGACATGTCAGGGCAACAATTCCTGGCGACGGGTGGTGGCCAGGAGTCTACTTCCGCCGGAGGAACATTTAATCGACTAGACGATAGAGAGGACCAACAAATGAATTCTAGCGAAGAGGATGGTCTCGACGAAAGATACGCTCCATATGCACGTTCTACTACCATCCCGAGATCGTCATCCTTCAACAAGAAGCTTTCAGAAGACAAAAACTATTCTCTGGCTGGGAATGACGGAATGGACATTGACATGTATTTGAATTCCACTGATGTCTATTCTGTCGCTGGTAACGACAACATGTCTGTTTACACTACAGGAACAGGAGGAACTGGAATCTCACAGTCATCTCGTATACGACGCCCAGGTGCGGCAAAAAACAGACTAGCTATAGCGAAGGCTGCAGGACGACAAAATAGAAAACATGGGTGGTATGAATCAATGCGTGCGGTTGCGTCTTCTACCAATAAAAAATGGGACCCTGAAAAGGGGTGGGTCGATTATGAGCCCCCCACTGCTGTTTCTGTTGGCGATAagtcaaacaacaaaatccaTCTTGATCTAAGCAAAAGTATCAGGAAATCGAGAGGTCCCGAGGAATCCCTAGGAGTTGACTTAAGCACATCTGTCAACGCTGTTGCTGTTCCTTTTCCGCAGGACTGGGAAAAAGATAGAATGGAACTATTGGAAGTCGCTACGAGTATTAGTGCTACTGACGATGCATATGGCACATCCGCCCATCAAGCATACCTAACAGGCAATACCTCACTAGATGCTAGGTCCACATCAGGATTGAGGGGCGCTGCTTACAAGCGACCGATTGAGTCGTCGAATGTGAGACCGCAAGGGCGTTTGGGGTCTACGAAAGTAGCCAGTGGTGCCCTTGGAAGGGATGAAAAAGGGTGGAATTCGGAGAAGGAATGGGCTAGAACTGGTCAAAGAGACAGGTCAACACCggatgttgttgattttgatTCCCCTGAGCCTTTGTCCAACATTCAGCAGCAAAAGATTTATTCACGCGAATCGGTAGCGACTGCGATCTCCCCGGAAAAATATGCTGGGAATGCGGGCAGACAGGGTCGTGATGCAGACGTTCCGACTGTAGGGTACTCAAGAGAGCCTAGAGCACTACTCATGATGCCCACTCATCTTGCCAATCCCAAAAATCGGGATGATCAGAAAGAAGCAACGGGTCGATTTAGTGAGAATGCAAATCGTGCAGCTTTGTCAAATGATGCTGCTGAACGATATATGCAGCTTGGCAAGAACGGCTCTGTAACCGCTCTGTCCCAAGATCCGCATACAATCATCCAAACTTCAGTACATATCCAAAGTCATAGAAAGCATCAGTACAATtcagaaagcgaagaaaatGATGAAGAGAGCGTGCCTGCAAATACGAAATATGATTCTTATACTTCGCAGGAAGACCGGGCTCTATCTACATTGACAAGTATTGTGCGAGAAAAagtggacgaagacgatttAAACTTGTTTCCTCATTCGAAGACGCCTATAACATCAAGAAGCGTTGTCAGTTCCAGAAGCGCAACAAGCACAGCGGGAAAAAGTCAAGAGAGCCCGGCGGGGCAAAATAGAAGTTCACGGAGCGCTGGCCCAATAGATTTGGACGACGTTGGATACAGTTCTCAGAGTTCTGAAGACGAGGAAGTGGAGATGTGGGATACAAACTCGAATCTCCATACAAACATATCGCGATCAATGGCGTCGAAATCAGAAATTGTTCCGGCTGCTTCCCGGTCTATGAAAAGGGTGCCAAAGCTGACTGGCAGCAAGCGGGACACCTCTCCAATTCAAGGACGAAGGTCTCTGGAATACAGATCGGCTCAGACACCTACAGGAATAGTTGTCCCTCCTATCAGCACTAGTATTGAAGACTTACGCCGTAAGCAGGAGCAAATGGATCGGTCTCGGTCAGTCGGAAAGACAAAGATTAATCGCCCGCGTCAAGCAGACGGCTCCGTTTCTCCTGTAGCAAAAGGGAAGCCCACGGAACCATATCTTACCAACGAACTGGCTCAGATGTATCAGCCACACCGCAGTACTGCCGACGAAAAGTTTGACACAGCTAACCCGATTACACCAGAGGCTGAATGGAAATCTTTTCTTGAAAATAATGTCCGCGCTGAAAGCGGGAATGCCGAATGGCTACTGGAGAGTGCACGACGGACAACAATAGCACGATCAAGTGAGCGCCATTTACCGATGTCACCTGGCAGGGACGTACTAGCGGACGATGACTATTCCAACCGTGAGAATGTACGACGAGCAACAGTGGAACGAGCCCTTGAGCGCCCTTCAGCAGAATTaccaaaaggaaatggcatagaggacgacgaggattcCCTTCATGCGAATGTACGACAAAGATCGTTTGAACGATCAGTTAAGCGCCATTTCTCGGCAACATCCGAAAGAAACGAAGACGATCACGAAGACGATTCTCTTCGTGAGAATTTGGAACGAGCAACGATTGAGCGCAATGTAGCGGCACCATCTGAAAGAAACAGAGTAGAACGCGATGACGATTCTCTGTTCCATCTTATGGAGGAGAAGAAAGCACGTACGTATCCTTCACAGTTAGAAGAATCCGATTTGTCACCCATCCCTTCTGAGCCGAACGATCAGGAAGAGTCGGTCGTATATGGCTCGGAAGCGTACGGTCCAACAGAAGGAGACCGCAGATCCTTCTTTCAGCGATTGGCTGAATGCGCTGCGCCTGTCATGCCCACTTCAAACGGTCAAATTCCAACAGCGCACCTCAATTTTATGAAGAGTCAAAGTAGTGTTCGGGCTTTTTGTGGACGACCAGACGACGTTGTTGATGAAAGAGGTGCAAAGGTCAAGCCAGTTCCAGACATTAAACCTGACAATCACAAGAAAATGATTAAGAAGACGGCAAA TGTCGTCTCTGAAGATTTCGGGGCGAAAACGGCCTACCTTGAAGCGATTGCAATGAAAACTGCTGTTTCAAACCCAAAGAGAAGCGGAAGTCGTAGCCGGTCGGGGCGCTCAACAGCTTCCAGCGTTGTGTCGTCAACACAATCGCAGCACAGcgagaaatggaaagcaTTTCTGGAGCGGAAAAAAGCATCCGGAGCATTAGGTGTATCTCGGCTGAGCTCTTCATCGGACGTGTCGAAGGCCGCTGATCGTTATGCTTCTGAGCAGGTGGAGCAGATGAAGAACAGAATGTCTTCACGACCACAATCTACACCCAGAAGTTTTCGTTCAAACCTTGAGGCGGATCCCAAGGTACCAACAAAATCTTATCAGCGTGGAAACACAGGAAGCAGCGTCGGAGCTGCCAACGATCTTTCAAGCGCGCGTCTGG
- a CDS encoding predicted protein: MTTTTSGAVAPAPSGASHSTKPRRRDNSNNNKAINQSGSGMDGAPTSAAVATGTAGATTPSGTTAPPTLDTDEGTLRAILAQHAPTVLAAHIVTATIYIPTATVGAVIGRKGQNIVALQKRAAAVQVSSAAKHRPHANSNPLPVRVAVVHADQKTVAALPSTVTPLDNSQPRLWTPVVVRADPVALGVVAAQIARDVASTTAPSQNTATIDEVVLDVPLHARWSYPDVLVGPDGTTLAQLSADTHVRIHVPPHHAPPRRMSDGTVVNHVVQLEGDWPNVHACLARMILLLATQTDAAPTAGTDTGGVHTDRSLPSDHQYPYQATISVPLLPSQMKLRGLKRKHACRFHKKKRHDQGWDLTLLADSNSTMDAVRAVLEKWRDSVADTTGDHDEDAEDAVRSQTPSKRTHGRGGRGSRGRSNSGNAAPRTNLPNRGTHQ, from the coding sequence atgacgacgacaacgtccGGGGCAGTGGCACCCGCACCCAGCGGGGCGAGCCATTCGACCAAGCCGCGTCGTCGggacaacagcaacaacaacaaggctATTAACCAGAGTGGTTCTGGTATGGATGGTGCTCCTACgtctgctgctgttgctacTGGTACTGCTGGTGCTACTACTCCCAGTGGAACAACAGCTCCACCAACGCTGGATACCGACGAAGGCACGCTCCGGGCCATTCTTGCACAGCACGCTCCCACAGTCCTTGCTGCACACATTGTCACCGCCACAATCTACATTCCCACCGCTACTGTCGGAGCCGTCATTGGACGCAAAGGACAGAACATTGTGGCTCTGCAAAAACGTGCCGCCGCCGTCCAAGTTTCCTCTGCCGCCAAGCACCGTCCCCACGCGAATTCCAATCCACTCCCCGTACGCGTCGCCGTCGTCCACGCCGACCAAAAGACCGTTGCGGCACTGCCTTCCACCGTTACTCCTCTCGACAATTCCCAACCCCGCCTCTGGACTCCCGTCGTCGTGCGCGCCGATCCCGTCGCCCTTGGAGTCGTGGCTGCACAAATTGCCCGTGACGTTGCCTCCACCACCGCACCGTCCCAGAATACCGCGACGATAGACGAGGTTGTTTTGGATGTTCCGCTGCACGCTCGCTGGTCGTATCCCGACGTACTCGTGGGGCCCGACGGCACGACGCTCGCACAATTGTCCGCCGATACCCACGTACGCATACACGTGCCCCCGCACCACGCGCCCCCACGACGAATGTCGGATGGTACGGTGGTGAATCACGTCGTCCAACTCGAAGGCGACTGGCCAAACGTACACGCGTGTTTGGCCAGAATGATTCTGCTACTCGCAACCCAAACCGACGCGGCGCCCACGGCCGGTACCGATACCGGTGGCGTCCACACCGATCGATCGCTACCATCCGATCACCAGTATCCCTATCAGGCAACTATCTCGGTGCCACTcctgccttcgcaaatgaaATTGCGCGGCCTCAAACGGAAACACGCGTGTCGCTTTCACAAGAAGAAGCGTCACGACCAAGGCTGGGATCTGACACTGCTCGCCGACTCCAACTCGACCATGGACGCGGTCCGGGcggttttggaaaagtgGCGGGACTCGGTCGCGGATACGACTGGGGACCACGACGAGGATGCGGAGGATGCCGTCCGGTCGCAGACACCGTCAAAGCGGACGCACGGCCGGGGAGGACGAGGATCCCGCGGGCGCTCGAACAGCGGCAACGCGGCCCCTCGGACCAATCTGCCGAATCGCGGGACCCATCAGTGA
- a CDS encoding predicted protein (DNA mismatch repair belonging to the MUTs family. Highly closed to the Thalassiosira protein thaps1 127172.), giving the protein MAPSIPKAAATAAVTNGSRGAKNLKQGNLFSFFTTSRKSSATTKPSSPSVPLESTNAPVPGDTKPSTDATTHSPKSTTKRPLTPPLRVGDVLQVYWPDDKAYYQGTLVQIRRATSAPLHCIDYGDGQAPEWIDLNTTQYQRVSNDNQQQNIDNNNNRNQHKRRRIPEPDEPDEEAEFEFSGDLEEPESCADEDDESAYEQDEQNDNDDENEDQWMVTDDEDEAPRKPKRHSVSSRRPSLSKSRPTPSVTVTAHPPAAPHQTPARPDVSTTPSGPKRNPPHVTPSLAGASLATNTQPYPSPSLAATPSPTHATQTKGKPPMFEKGVVNIAGSHAHNHLPFLQNPRDAQGRTPDHPDYDRRTLKVNSRDWLNVTGGNMTDAVQQWWDLKARYADTVLLFKTGKFYEMFHADADVGVQVCGLLYMKGHVAHAGFPEISYGPMADQLVRAGYKVARVEQTETPDALAVRKKAHHRRNGPAPKVVNREVCSILTLGTRTFGYLDDDTHIATGQGGVGPLLAIRETLVDQGERQDDVEVEVQQAPVCEYGITLVDAVHGVVTIGQFADDVRRSRMDTLLTNFAPSEILVEGGPNGASDTLLSLIRTAQKTSLQSTRLEIIRATEQFPQSTALDPEIRRKLDRPLSQIHPWDVSETLDELHRRRYYPRASKQQTDHVSVSRWPAVLRAAVEGGATLALSSFGAVLFYLQRNLVDGELLSMGVVKAYIPPSSSTVTEESPSRIQTMAERDSWSEAGVDIDDQRTTAPLSTKTSPNVTQATQDPVPMQFEMVEAINIENDINHMALDGTTLHNLEILYNSVDHKANGSLWSKINLTKTPHGSRLLRAWLLRPLFRRADIDRRADAVQELVSGGAGMALSEARSVLAKCGDIERLLSRVHSMSGMTRIPGEEDDADDGSSYYPSDRAVLYETSTYTKRKVGDFSKVLKGLQHATQIPELFDGIEIQSGLLSKIVRFTDQGGCFPNMIQELEWFFENFDLDQAAKGFFEPSRGIDDLYDQACDAIAHIQSELNDYKEEMCSTYLQPRSAARSSWKYINTKPESKEKYTIELPASVRVPDNFILKGKRGSGTKQMNRYRTAQLEHFVQEFENAYEVQKKRKARGMQLIFAKFDSMRSLWAAAAQATSLLDAIGALAQTASKPGYTRAKILDCPQHASPTIRVTGGRHPCIESSIGSNDFIPNDLSLGTETSQDNASRVLLLSGPNMGGKSTLLRQTCLISILAQIGCFVPAEDCALTPIDRIYTRLGATDRILLGQSTFFVELAETAAALRGATRRSLVIMDELGRGTSTFDGTAIASSVVKHLVDRSKCLSLFATHYHSLLEEWKHNRNVRLGHMECIVENGITTSRPENEEKDESTITFLYTLGEGVCPKSFGINVARLAGLPEDVLSNAKRISSEFEQEVNGNGSRATSPKL; this is encoded by the exons ATGGCTCCGTCGATACCCAaggccgccgccaccgccgccgtcaCGAACGGCAGCCGCGGTGCAAAGAATCTCAAACAGGGCAAtttgttttccttctttaCGACATCCCGCAAGAGCTCCGCAACGACCAAGCCGTCGTCACCGTCCGTACCTCTCGAATCTACCAACGCTCCCGTCCCCGGTGACACCAAACCCTCCACCGACGCGACGACTCACTCCCCAAAGTCCACCACGAAACGTCCGTTGACGCCCCCGTTGCGGGTAGGGGATGTCCTCCAGGTCTACTGGCCGGACGACAAAGCCTACTACCAAGGCACGTTGGTCCAGATACGGCGTGCGACGTCGGCGCCGCTCCACTGCATCGATTACGGAGACGGACAAGCCCCGGAATGGATCGATCTCAACACGACCCAGTACCAACGCGTCTCCAACGACAATCAGCAGCAGAATATcgacaacaataacaaccGAAATCAGCACAAGCGACGACGTATTCCGGAACCCGACGAGccagacgaagaagccgaatTCGAGTTTTCGGGAGACTTGGAAGAACCCGAGAGTTgcgccgacgaagacgacgagtcGGCCTACGAGCAAGACGAACAGAACgataacgacgacgagaatgaGGATCAGTGGATGgtcaccgacgacgaagatgaagcaCCGCGCAAACCCAAGCGTCACAGTGTATCATCCCGCAGACCCTCACTCTCCAAGTCCCGTCCAACACCCTCCGTGACCGTCACGGCACACCCGCCAGCTGCCCCTCATCAGACACCGGCCCGACCCGACGTTTCCACCACTCCTTCCGGACCAAAGCGGAACCCACCGCACGTGACACCTTCCCTGGCGGGGGCTTCGCTCGCAACCAACACTCAACCGTACCCTTCACCCTCCCTCGCCGCTACCCCCTCCCCTACCCACGCTACCCAAACCAAAGGCAAGCCTCCCATGTTCGAAAAAGGTGTCGTCAACATTGCGGGTTCCCATGCCCATAACCATTTACCATTTCTCCAGAATCCCCGCGACGCCCAGGGACGCACTCCGGACCACCCGGACTACGACCGTCGGACACTCAAGGTCAATTCCCGAGACTGGCTCAACGTCACGGGCGGAAACATGACCGACGCCGTCCAACAGTGGTGGGACCTCAAAGCCCGCTACGCCGATACCGTCCTCCTCTTCAAAACCGGAAAATTCTACGAAATGTTCCACGCTGACGCCGACGTGGGCGTCCAAGTCTGCGGACTGCTCTACATGAAGGGACACGTCGCCCACGCCGGCTTTCCGGAAATATCCTACGGACCCATGGCGGATCAACTCGTCCGCGCCGGCTACAAGGTAGCCCGTGTTGAACAGACCGAAACACCCGATGCCCTCGCGGTACGCAAAAAGGCACACCACCGACGGAACGGACCCGCCCCCAAAGTCGTCAATCGCGAAGTCTGCTCCATACTTACGCTCGGCACCCGCACCTTTGGCTATCTCGACGATGACACGCACATTGCCACTGGTCAAGGCGGCGTGGGACCCCTCCTGGCGATTCGGGAAACGCTCGTGGACCAAGGGGAACGGCAAGATGACGTAGAGGTGGAAGTGCAGCAGGCGCCCGTTTGCGAGTACGGTATCACTCTTGTCGATGCAGTTCACGGGGTCGTGACGATTGGACAGTTTGCCGATGATGTACGCCGGTCCCGGATGGATACTCTCTTGACCAATTTTGCACCCTCCGAG ATTCTGGTAGAGGGCGGTCCCAATGGTGCATCCGATACTCTCTTGTCGCTAATTCGGACGGCCCAGAAAACCTCGCTCCAGTCTACGCGTTTGGAAATCATTCGGGCCACGGAGCAATTCCCGCAGTCCACCGCACTGGATCCGGAGATTCGCCGCAAGCTCGACCGTCCGTTGTCGCAGATTCATCCCTGGGATGTGTCGGAGACTCTGGACGAGCTGCATCGCCGACGATATTATCCGCGCGCTTCGAAGCAACAAACCGATCACGTGAGTGTAAGCCGCTGGCCGGCCGTGCTGCGGGCCGCGGTGGAAGGCGGGGCCACCCTGGCCTTATCAAGTTTTGGCGCCGTCTTGTTTTACTTGCAGCGGAATCTTGTGGACGGTGAGCTACTTTCCATGGGTGTCGTCAAAGCCTATATTCCACCGTCCTCGTCGACAGTCACGGAAGAGTCACCCAGCCGTATTCAGACAATGGCCGAACGCGACAGTTGGAGTGAAGCTGGTGTTGACATCGACGATCAGCGCACTACGGCACCTTTGTCAACGAAGACTTCGCCAAACGTTACACAGGCAACACAAGATCCTGTGCCCATGCAGTTTGAGATGGTCGAAGCCATTAATATCGAAAACGATATCAATCACATGGCACTGGATGGAACGACTTTACACAACCTCGAGATATTGTACAACTCCGTCGACCACAAAGCCAACGGTAGTCTGTGGTCCAAAATCAACCTTACCAAGACTCCGCACGGATCCCGGTTGCTTCGTGCATGGTTGCTCCGTCCTTTGTTCCGCCGAGCGGACATTGATCGACGGGCCGATGCTGTGCAGGAACTCGTGTCGGGAGGAGCCGGCATGGCCTTATCGGAAGCGCGGTCTGTTCTCGCCAAGTGTGGAGACATTGAGCGATTATTGAGCCGGGTCCACAGTATGAGTGGAATGACCCGGATTCCCggggaagaagacgatgcaGACGACGGGAGCAGTTACTATCCGAGCGACCGCGCGGTGTTGTACGAAACATCCACCTATACAAAACGCAAGGTTGGCGACTTCTCCAAAGTGCTAAAAGGGTTGCAGCACGCAACACAGATTCCGGAGCTCTTTGACGGCATCGAAATACAAAGTGGGCTGCTGAGCAAAATCGTGCGCTTTACAGATCAGGGTGGGTGTTTTCCCAATATGATCCAGGAACTTGAATGGTTCTTTGAAAACTTTGATCTTGACCAGGCTGCCAAGGGATTCTTCGAACCATCCCGCGGAATCGATGATCTGTATGACCAGGCTTGTGACGCCATCGCGCACATTCAGTCCGAACTGAACGATTACAAGGAGGAAATGTGCAGCACCTACTTGCAACCCCGGTCTGCCGCCAGATCGTCCTGGAAATACATCAATACCAAGCCCGAGTCAAAAGAAAAGTACACAATCGAACTTCCAGCCAGCGTACGCGTTCCAGATAACTTCATTCTCAAGGGAAAACGTGGGAGCGGCACCAAGCAGATGAATCGATACAGAACGGCGCAATTAGAGCACTTTGTCCAGGAGTTCGAAAACGCGTATGAAGTacaaaagaaacgcaaggctCGAGGCATGCAACTTATATTTGCCAAATTTGATTCAATGCGGTCCTTGTGGGCTGCTGCTGCCCAAGCTACATCGTTGTTGGATGCGATAGGGGCGCTAGCCCAGACGGCTTCGAAACCCGGCTATACACGAGCCAAGATCCTGGATTGTCCGCAACATGCTTCCCCGACTATTCGAGTGACGGGCGGGCGACACCCTTGTATTGAAAGTTCGATTGGATCCAACGATTTTATCCCCAACGATCTTTCGTTGGGCACGGAAACGTCGCAAGACAACGCCTCCCGAGTGCTTTTACTTAGCGGACCCAATATGGGTGGGAAAAGCACGCTTTTACGACAGACTTGTTTGATTTCGATACTTGCCCAGATTGGTTGCTTCGTTCCGGCCGAAGACTGCGCGTTGACTCCGATAGATCGCATCTATACTCGACTAGGTGCCACCGACCGTATTCTATTAGGACAATCGACATTCTTTGTGGAG TTAGCGGAGACCGCCGCTGCTCTTCGAGGAGCGACACGTCGCAGTCTGGTAATAATGGATGAGCTTGGCCGAGGAACCAGTACTTTTGACGGTACCGCGATTGCGAGCTCCGTTGTCAAACACCTTGTCGATCGAAGCAAATGCTTGAGCCTGTTTGCAACTCACTACCACTCCTTGTTGGAAGAATGGAAACATAATAGGAACGTACGGCTCGGACATATGGAGTGCATCGTCGAAAATGGTATCACTACTTCTCGGCCTGAgaatgaagaaaaagacgaaagTACAATTACTTTTCTATATACGCTCGGCGAGGGGGTTTGTCCCAAGTCGTTTGGCATAAATGTGGCTCGCCTGGCCGGCTTACCAGAAGATGTCTTGTCGAACGCTAAGCGCATTAGTTCCGAATTTGAGCAGGAGGTCAATGGCAATGGGTCGA GAGCCACATCACCAAAGCTATAG